A genome region from Nocardia sp. NBC_01730 includes the following:
- a CDS encoding DUF4192 domain-containing protein: MPTLPDLFRDPSQLIASIPASLGYTPQRELVLIVVSATVEPRSPKPALVVRSVTATSSLTESVAKILKRLRRAAQGAAAFATFAIVVDDRFADSPPGSPHRTTIRRLIDELTDEFTRGPAPLVGAWATREIAAGAPWFALVGEPEHGVIADPTLTDNSQERIIAGQILHGSKQDMADSLVPDLAAATELARFLPSANSDAKRRRDCAERHDQWARHHRHCLETVLWRIADVAAGDSIPFALLANLTAVMTERKVLDCLHATAVGEYLMAAEQLWILLIRSLTGPERAEPATLLAYSAYLRGDGPLAGVALDIALSARSSHVIARLLHACLSAGLAPQTLPRIARFGVAAATDLGVDIGEWQS; encoded by the coding sequence GTGCCTACCCTGCCCGATCTGTTCCGCGATCCTTCTCAGCTCATTGCCTCGATACCCGCGTCCCTCGGCTACACACCGCAACGGGAGTTGGTGTTGATTGTTGTCAGCGCCACCGTGGAACCCCGAAGTCCGAAACCCGCATTGGTGGTCCGATCGGTTACTGCCACGAGCAGTCTCACCGAATCGGTAGCGAAGATCCTCAAACGGCTGCGACGCGCCGCGCAGGGCGCCGCTGCGTTCGCGACGTTCGCGATCGTGGTTGATGACCGATTTGCCGACTCCCCACCCGGGTCTCCCCACCGGACCACGATCCGCCGTCTCATCGACGAGTTGACCGACGAGTTCACGCGCGGTCCCGCACCTCTGGTTGGAGCATGGGCAACCCGTGAGATCGCTGCTGGTGCGCCCTGGTTCGCTCTGGTCGGCGAGCCCGAACACGGAGTGATCGCAGATCCGACGCTTACCGACAACTCACAAGAGCGCATCATCGCTGGTCAGATTCTCCATGGGTCCAAGCAGGATATGGCGGACAGTCTTGTCCCTGATCTCGCGGCGGCGACCGAGCTGGCTCGGTTCCTGCCCAGTGCCAATTCGGACGCTAAGCGCCGCCGAGACTGCGCCGAACGCCACGACCAGTGGGCTCGGCATCACCGTCACTGCCTGGAGACCGTTTTGTGGCGGATCGCCGATGTCGCCGCTGGTGACTCGATCCCGTTCGCGCTGCTGGCCAACCTGACCGCGGTGATGACCGAACGCAAGGTGCTCGATTGCCTGCATGCGACCGCCGTGGGCGAGTACTTGATGGCGGCCGAACAACTGTGGATACTGCTGATCCGCAGCCTCACCGGACCAGAGCGGGCCGAGCCAGCGACATTGCTGGCCTATAGCGCCTACTTACGAGGCGACGGCCCTCTGGCCGGCGTCGCACTGGACATAGCGCTGTCCGCGCGCAGCTCCCACGTCATCGCCCGGCTCCTGCACGCCTGCCTGAGTGCAGGTCTCGCGCCACAGACGCTACCGCGCATCGCCCGCTTCGGCGTCGCCGCTGCCACCGATCTCGGCGTCGACATCGGTGAGTGGCAGTCCTAA
- a CDS encoding alpha/beta hydrolase: MTHGFAGIKEWVAPFAEVFSAAGLACLVYDHPGFGTSEGQPRHEVDPWAQIEGYRDAITFAQTLDGIDPDRIGIWGTSFAGGHVLVVAATDRRVRAVESQVPTTNGWANFRSLVPTVMLPTVHAAIAADRQARDCGKPHQMIKAASDDPTELVAMPGIETYQWLMANGPRCRPGATRSPSPASIRSSPTPQKHSYGGCLRPRC, from the coding sequence ATGACCCATGGCTTCGCGGGAATCAAGGAATGGGTCGCACCGTTCGCCGAAGTGTTCAGCGCCGCCGGCCTGGCTTGTTTGGTCTATGACCACCCGGGATTCGGGACCTCCGAGGGCCAACCGCGCCACGAGGTCGACCCGTGGGCTCAAATCGAGGGTTACCGCGATGCGATCACCTTCGCGCAAACCCTCGACGGCATCGATCCGGACCGCATCGGCATCTGGGGAACCAGCTTCGCGGGCGGCCACGTCCTGGTCGTCGCGGCGACCGACCGGCGCGTGCGCGCCGTCGAATCTCAGGTCCCGACTACGAACGGGTGGGCCAACTTCCGCAGCTTGGTCCCCACCGTCATGCTGCCCACCGTCCACGCGGCTATCGCTGCCGACCGCCAAGCCCGCGACTGCGGCAAACCGCACCAAATGATCAAAGCGGCCTCCGATGACCCGACGGAACTTGTCGCTATGCCTGGAATCGAGACATACCAATGGTTGATGGCCAACGGTCCCAGGTGCCGACCTGGCGCAACGAGGTCACCGTCTCCAGCATCGATACGTTCCAGTCCTACGCCCCAGAAGCATTCCTACGGCGGGTGTCTCCGACCCCGCTGCTGA
- a CDS encoding alpha/beta hydrolase, translating into MPTWRNEVTVSSIDTFQSYAPEAFLRRVSPTPLLMVIAEQDTLTPSDIALQSYAEALEPKQLALIPGPHFAVYEEQFERACGAARDFLLAKLGEDC; encoded by the coding sequence GTGCCGACCTGGCGCAACGAGGTCACCGTCTCCAGCATCGATACGTTCCAGTCCTACGCCCCAGAAGCATTCCTACGGCGGGTGTCTCCGACCCCGCTGCTGATGGTGATCGCCGAACAGGACACCCTGACACCCAGCGACATCGCTCTGCAGAGCTACGCCGAGGCACTAGAACCCAAGCAACTGGCTCTGATCCCCGGCCCCCACTTCGCCGTGTACGAGGAGCAGTTCGAACGAGCATGCGGGGCCGCACGCGACTTCCTGCTCGCTAAGCTCGGCGAAGACTGTTGA
- the queC gene encoding 7-cyano-7-deazaguanine synthase QueC — protein sequence MTTDKRKAVVLLSGGLDSTTVLAMAQQQGYETYALSFQYGQRHTEELEAAKLVAAKLGAAQHVIADINLAVFGGSALTDRALDVPHYDHVDDMGSGIPITYVPARNTVFLSFALAWAETLGSSDVFIGVNALDYSGYPDCRPEYIEAYERMANLATKAGVEGTQLLKIHTPLIDLTKAQTIERGLELGVDYAWTHSCYDPVDGRACETCDSCLLRGRGFAELGLVDPSFTSLKG from the coding sequence GTGACCACAGATAAGCGCAAGGCGGTCGTCCTGCTCAGTGGCGGGCTCGACTCGACGACCGTCCTCGCGATGGCTCAGCAGCAAGGGTACGAGACCTACGCACTCAGCTTCCAGTACGGGCAGCGGCACACGGAGGAGCTTGAGGCCGCGAAACTCGTCGCTGCGAAACTGGGCGCTGCGCAGCACGTGATTGCCGACATCAACCTGGCTGTCTTCGGTGGCTCTGCGCTGACGGACCGTGCTCTTGACGTGCCGCATTACGACCACGTCGACGACATGGGCTCCGGAATCCCGATTACCTATGTGCCAGCGCGCAATACGGTATTTCTCTCCTTCGCTCTCGCCTGGGCGGAGACCCTCGGATCCTCTGATGTTTTCATCGGTGTGAACGCCCTCGACTACAGCGGCTACCCGGACTGCCGGCCTGAGTACATCGAGGCCTACGAGCGCATGGCCAACCTGGCCACGAAGGCTGGCGTTGAGGGAACGCAACTACTCAAGATCCACACACCGCTGATCGATCTGACGAAGGCGCAGACGATCGAGCGTGGTCTTGAACTCGGCGTGGACTACGCCTGGACCCACAGTTGCTACGACCCGGTTGATGGACGCGCCTGTGAGACCTGCGACTCGTGTCTGTTGCGGGGCCGTGGCTTTGCCGAACTCGGTTTGGTCGACCCGTCCTTCACCTCCCTCAAGGGCTGA
- the queE gene encoding 7-carboxy-7-deazaguanine synthase, which translates to MYRVKEIFYTLQGEGSHAGRPSVFCRFTSCNLWTGLEKDRHRAICQFCDTDFVGTDGPGGGRFRTASDLAAAVAKTWEGRPHPRSRPYVVCTGGEPLLQLDEAAVDALHAEGFEIAIETNGTRRAPAGIDWVCVSPKAGAEVVLTSGDDLKLVYPQNGAQPEQFEDLDFTRFMLQPMDGPDLVSNTRAAIDYCLEHPQWQLSVQTHKTLGIR; encoded by the coding sequence ATGTATCGGGTGAAGGAGATCTTCTACACGCTCCAGGGCGAGGGAAGCCACGCTGGGCGACCGTCCGTGTTCTGCCGATTCACGAGTTGCAATCTGTGGACTGGACTGGAGAAGGATCGACATCGAGCGATCTGCCAGTTCTGCGACACCGACTTCGTCGGCACGGATGGGCCTGGCGGAGGACGGTTTCGGACGGCATCAGACCTCGCGGCTGCAGTGGCGAAGACCTGGGAGGGGCGCCCGCATCCGCGCAGTCGTCCCTATGTTGTTTGTACGGGCGGTGAGCCGTTGTTGCAGTTGGACGAGGCCGCGGTTGACGCTCTCCATGCGGAGGGATTCGAGATTGCGATCGAGACCAATGGCACTCGCCGAGCCCCTGCGGGGATTGACTGGGTGTGCGTGAGCCCCAAAGCGGGCGCCGAGGTTGTCTTGACTTCGGGCGACGACCTCAAGTTGGTTTACCCACAGAATGGTGCGCAGCCAGAGCAGTTCGAAGACCTCGATTTCACTCGCTTCATGCTGCAGCCAATGGATGGCCCTGACTTGGTCTCCAATACTCGAGCAGCGATCGACTACTGCCTCGAGCACCCACAGTGGCAGTTGAGCGTCCAGACTCACAAGACATTGGGGATCCGTTGA
- the queD gene encoding 6-carboxytetrahydropterin synthase QueD, with product MAVERPDSQDIGDPLIEIFREFTFEAAHRLPNVPEGHKCARLHGHSYRVQVHLKGEIDPSSGWFMDFGDLKVAFKPIEAQLDHYYLNDIEGLENPTSEVLARWIWTRLIDQLPLVAIQVRETCTSGCIYRGED from the coding sequence GTGGCAGTTGAGCGTCCAGACTCACAAGACATTGGGGATCCGTTGATCGAAATATTCCGTGAGTTCACCTTCGAAGCCGCACATCGGCTTCCGAACGTACCTGAGGGCCACAAGTGTGCCCGGCTTCACGGTCACAGCTACCGAGTCCAGGTTCACCTGAAGGGTGAGATCGACCCTTCCTCAGGCTGGTTCATGGATTTCGGCGACCTCAAAGTCGCTTTCAAGCCGATCGAGGCACAACTCGATCACTACTACCTCAATGACATCGAGGGGCTGGAGAACCCGACCAGCGAGGTGCTCGCGAGGTGGATCTGGACGCGCTTGATCGACCAATTGCCTTTGGTCGCAATTCAAGTGCGCGAGACGTGCACGTCTGGTTGTATCTACCGCGGGGAGGACTAA
- the folE2 gene encoding GTP cyclohydrolase FolE2: protein MLQDVQAAPDVRGIPLDEVGIEGLRYPVLISNGQGDKRETVATANMSVSLDSEVKGAHLSRFIEVLHSWREQLGSESAIGIADDLRERMGSTRARVHMAFPYFLERSAPITGARAFVEYNCAVSAVSEPSGSSLTLQVVVPVTSVCPCSKAISDRGAHNQRGWITIEVRPADHPTDLWFDELIAIAESAGSSPVYALLKRPDERHVTMTGYDNPVFVEDMVRNVAQALADSNHIGAYRVRAVNDESIHNHAAFAELAWTSTAGSV, encoded by the coding sequence ATGCTCCAGGACGTACAGGCTGCTCCCGATGTTCGAGGTATCCCACTCGATGAGGTAGGTATCGAGGGCCTTCGTTACCCGGTGCTGATCTCGAATGGGCAGGGGGACAAGCGAGAGACCGTGGCCACCGCGAACATGTCGGTGAGCCTCGATTCAGAGGTCAAAGGAGCACATCTCAGCCGCTTCATCGAAGTACTTCACAGTTGGCGTGAGCAGTTGGGTTCGGAGAGCGCCATTGGCATCGCGGACGACCTTCGGGAACGCATGGGGAGCACTCGCGCTCGCGTTCACATGGCGTTTCCCTACTTCCTCGAGCGATCGGCTCCTATTACGGGTGCGCGTGCCTTCGTTGAGTACAACTGTGCCGTTTCGGCCGTCAGTGAGCCCAGCGGCAGTAGCCTCACACTGCAGGTCGTAGTGCCGGTCACCAGCGTCTGTCCGTGTAGCAAGGCGATCAGCGATCGAGGCGCACACAACCAGCGAGGCTGGATCACCATCGAAGTCCGCCCAGCGGACCATCCGACCGACCTCTGGTTCGATGAGCTCATCGCCATCGCCGAGAGCGCCGGCTCGTCACCGGTCTATGCGTTGCTGAAACGACCCGACGAGCGCCACGTGACGATGACGGGATACGACAACCCGGTCTTCGTCGAAGATATGGTCCGCAACGTCGCCCAGGCGCTCGCGGACTCGAATCACATTGGGGCTTACCGCGTCCGGGCTGTCAATGACGAGAGCATTCATAACCACGCCGCCTTCGCCGAACTTGCCTGGACCAGCACGGCTGGCAGCGTCTAG
- the dbpB gene encoding DGQHR domain-containing protein DpdB has product MASTRVTPTREVRALRIIQAKDYPLYVFMLRADEILDFADISRVSRDEAGKLIGYQRPQVRKHIQEIVEYLDSDVPIFPNPIIMALSPEVVFRSTRGGNRHPDDGISDTGRLTIPLPEAGKAKPAWIVDGQQRALALSYAQRKDFPVPITAFVADTVNLQRDQFVRINNTKPLPRGLVTELLPEVDSPLPARLAIRQAPSKLCDVLNTDKSSPFLGMIKRASMSGKKPTNAVVTDTGIVEMIQESLISSSGCLYPYRDIGRGETDFDSIIQALIIYWSAVRDTFPEAWGKPPEKSRLMHGAGIRAMGRLMDRILGTVDPLRTDAPERIREHLALVAPYCRWTTGTWDDLGHRWNEIENVSKHVQELSNYLIRTYHSTRRELM; this is encoded by the coding sequence ATGGCCTCGACCAGGGTGACCCCAACACGAGAGGTCCGCGCGCTCCGGATCATTCAGGCCAAAGACTATCCGCTGTACGTCTTCATGCTCCGAGCCGATGAGATCCTGGACTTCGCTGACATCTCGCGTGTCAGTCGTGATGAGGCAGGGAAGCTGATCGGCTATCAGCGACCTCAGGTACGCAAGCACATCCAGGAGATCGTGGAGTATCTGGATAGTGACGTTCCGATCTTCCCGAACCCGATCATCATGGCGTTGTCCCCTGAGGTCGTGTTCAGGAGTACCCGGGGCGGTAACCGTCATCCTGACGACGGGATCTCCGACACCGGCAGGCTTACCATCCCACTGCCAGAAGCGGGCAAGGCCAAGCCGGCCTGGATCGTCGACGGCCAGCAGCGAGCGTTGGCCCTCTCGTATGCCCAGCGCAAGGACTTTCCTGTTCCGATCACGGCGTTCGTTGCTGACACTGTCAATCTCCAGCGTGACCAGTTCGTCCGGATCAACAACACGAAGCCTCTTCCTCGTGGACTGGTCACCGAGTTGCTGCCGGAGGTCGACAGCCCGCTCCCGGCTCGTCTCGCAATCCGTCAGGCACCATCGAAGCTCTGCGATGTCCTGAACACTGACAAGTCGTCGCCGTTCCTGGGGATGATTAAACGTGCCTCGATGTCTGGTAAAAAGCCGACTAACGCGGTTGTCACTGACACAGGGATCGTGGAGATGATTCAAGAGAGCCTCATATCCTCTTCGGGTTGCTTGTACCCCTATAGGGATATCGGCCGAGGCGAAACCGACTTCGACAGCATCATCCAAGCGCTGATTATCTATTGGTCGGCTGTTCGCGACACTTTTCCTGAGGCATGGGGAAAGCCGCCGGAAAAAAGTCGACTCATGCATGGAGCTGGAATCCGTGCTATGGGCCGTCTCATGGACCGGATCCTGGGAACGGTAGATCCGCTGCGGACGGATGCCCCTGAACGGATACGCGAGCATCTTGCCCTTGTCGCGCCTTATTGCCGTTGGACAACAGGTACATGGGACGACCTCGGGCATCGTTGGAATGAGATCGAGAACGTCAGTAAACACGTTCAGGAACTCTCCAACTATCTCATTCGCACCTATCACTCGACACGTAGGGAACTCATGTGA
- the dpdA gene encoding tRNA-guanine transglycosylase DpdA: MKFFFPDSQDMVSPNYDFINDEYSPFRVRQRDDKYAHEVLNPAPYDGILVSKAIVDGSIKGAGKYSMPQRERLYRLGIKKYFRLPPDVKSLGDCGAFNYIDEELPPYTVDEVLDFYEGCGFDSGISIDHIIFGYDPNIADSDVDPAWAERRQISLSYAEKFLAGVDSRGRKIEPVGAAQGWSPASYADSVQRLQEMGYQRIALGGMVPLKTHEILACLREIDGVRGPDTEFHLLGITRVASMEEFARYGVTSFDSTSPFKQAFMDDRDNYHTTDGTFNAIRVPQSDGNPALKRRILSGAVCQSKVKAAERECLKQLRAFDIGVASMEQVLSAIGEYEPLVDPVKKSRLSGYQRTLEAKPWKTCKCELCHKHGIEIVIFRGTERNKSRGFHNLSVLSERMHHIAVRPSVEER, encoded by the coding sequence GTGAAGTTCTTCTTCCCTGACAGTCAGGACATGGTCAGCCCCAACTATGACTTCATTAACGATGAGTACTCTCCCTTTCGGGTGCGTCAGCGGGATGACAAGTATGCCCACGAGGTGTTGAACCCGGCACCATATGACGGAATATTGGTAAGTAAGGCAATCGTAGATGGTTCCATAAAAGGTGCTGGAAAATACTCGATGCCTCAGCGGGAGCGCTTGTACCGTCTTGGTATCAAGAAATACTTCCGCCTTCCTCCTGATGTTAAATCGCTAGGTGACTGTGGAGCCTTCAACTATATTGATGAGGAACTCCCGCCGTATACGGTGGACGAGGTTCTGGACTTCTATGAGGGCTGTGGATTTGATTCCGGGATCAGTATCGATCACATCATCTTTGGGTATGACCCGAATATTGCGGATAGTGACGTAGACCCCGCCTGGGCGGAGCGTCGACAGATATCTCTCAGTTATGCCGAAAAATTCCTGGCAGGTGTTGATTCTCGGGGCCGAAAGATCGAACCTGTAGGGGCTGCCCAGGGCTGGAGCCCGGCAAGCTACGCGGACAGTGTGCAGCGTCTTCAGGAGATGGGCTATCAGCGGATCGCGCTGGGAGGCATGGTGCCGTTGAAGACCCATGAGATTCTCGCTTGCCTAAGGGAGATCGACGGAGTTCGTGGCCCGGATACCGAGTTCCATCTCTTGGGAATCACGCGCGTTGCATCCATGGAAGAATTTGCTCGGTATGGTGTTACAAGTTTCGACAGCACGTCACCATTCAAACAAGCCTTCATGGACGACCGGGATAACTATCATACGACGGATGGAACCTTCAACGCCATCCGTGTTCCGCAGTCGGATGGAAATCCTGCGCTCAAGCGTCGAATATTGTCTGGTGCCGTCTGTCAATCGAAGGTCAAGGCTGCTGAGCGTGAGTGCCTCAAGCAATTGCGGGCTTTCGATATAGGTGTCGCTTCGATGGAGCAGGTTTTGTCTGCAATCGGTGAATATGAGCCCCTTGTTGACCCGGTTAAAAAGTCGCGGCTCTCGGGATATCAGCGAACCCTTGAAGCGAAACCATGGAAAACTTGTAAATGTGAACTATGTCATAAGCATGGGATAGAGATTGTCATATTTCGCGGCACCGAGCGTAACAAGAGTCGCGGATTTCATAACCTGTCGGTGCTCAGTGAAAGAATGCATCACATCGCCGTTCGTCCGTCTGTCGAGGAGAGATAA
- the dbpB gene encoding DGQHR domain-containing protein DpdB, giving the protein MADRYTLRLPALEVRQGTRRIYCFAVDGKRLHEFAAVSRIRRGPEESLHGYQRPEVASHIRAIKRYLESDEAMLPNAVVLAFDNRVRFEPSSGFPQAVHYSTPGELVVPIDETLAEEDKPAWLVDGQQRSAAIRDADIGEFPVAAVAFIADDEAEQRSQFILVNNTKPLPKGLVNELLPDTTGHLPPAYARRQLPAEIMTRLNGTIRGPFYRIIATPTAPDGYIKDNSVLKMIEHSLYEGALYQYRNPADGTGDIDKMLEHLNAFWGLVRDTFPEAWKLDPRNSRLTHGVGVQSMGFVMDHLTENLASHAVDTDVVSDAMKRIEDVARWTSGTWNFSESGERKWNGLQNTPSDVRLLTNYLLQVVDQQVPVPLY; this is encoded by the coding sequence ATGGCCGACCGTTACACCCTTCGCCTTCCTGCGCTGGAGGTTCGGCAGGGAACCCGTCGCATCTACTGCTTCGCCGTGGATGGCAAACGGCTGCACGAATTCGCGGCAGTTTCCCGTATTCGCCGCGGCCCGGAGGAATCGCTTCACGGGTACCAGCGGCCTGAGGTTGCGAGTCATATTCGGGCTATCAAGCGATACCTCGAATCGGATGAGGCGATGCTTCCGAACGCTGTAGTCCTCGCGTTCGACAATCGAGTCCGCTTCGAGCCGTCGTCAGGTTTCCCGCAGGCTGTTCATTACTCCACGCCCGGCGAGTTGGTGGTCCCGATCGACGAGACACTCGCTGAGGAGGACAAGCCGGCGTGGCTGGTGGACGGGCAGCAACGTAGTGCAGCGATCCGGGATGCCGACATCGGCGAGTTTCCCGTGGCCGCAGTGGCGTTCATCGCCGATGACGAGGCCGAGCAGCGCTCGCAGTTCATTCTTGTGAACAACACCAAGCCGCTTCCCAAGGGCTTGGTCAATGAGTTGCTGCCGGATACGACGGGGCATCTGCCCCCTGCATACGCCCGCCGACAGCTTCCGGCGGAGATCATGACCCGGCTCAATGGCACGATCAGGGGCCCGTTCTATCGGATCATCGCTACGCCGACCGCTCCCGATGGGTACATCAAGGACAACAGTGTTCTGAAGATGATCGAGCACAGCCTGTATGAGGGCGCCCTCTATCAGTACCGCAACCCTGCGGACGGAACCGGCGATATCGACAAGATGCTTGAGCACCTCAATGCCTTCTGGGGTTTGGTTCGAGACACCTTCCCCGAGGCTTGGAAGCTTGACCCGCGCAACTCTCGCCTCACGCACGGTGTGGGCGTCCAGTCCATGGGCTTCGTCATGGACCACCTCACCGAAAACCTCGCGTCGCACGCAGTCGACACCGACGTCGTCAGCGACGCAATGAAGCGGATCGAAGACGTAGCCAGGTGGACCTCAGGCACCTGGAACTTCAGTGAGAGCGGCGAGCGCAAATGGAACGGCCTGCAGAACACGCCGAGTGACGTCCGTTTGCTGACGAACTACCTGCTGCAGGTCGTTGACCAGCAAGTGCCCGTCCCTCTCTACTGA
- the dpdD gene encoding protein DpdD — MTVGDEPGTERNAEAARVEGFLEEFLGHDNDAGNPRYEGSVRPFLDSLRRGDDTPVILPRFSLGSDTFSIYVIAKSPSHATQVRELIGAFVGPTYSTRGDSVPANLDPTDPIDAAVIDFGGAGTTFVLHTSSNSQHRVSLRKALSLMQQTIARRNVRSWNNIRPLGRLIAEFNASLAAGGVGSSKSILEQIAAQGGITATNLAHLRIKRLDRLGLSHHLLTFDGLNNVLRQDPPFPIKEAVLNALHATLVTEPLGRGDTQDACDRLRDFGLPLPVGADIRLYNDEAVTVLFTAAVGRRDAQSLTIMLSTLREEARIAAIPDVLLQEASALSATVSPPTLPEISELEAELQPTHNGIDAEFPTDPAPASEPESWIELFQGTAQGTRVAAAACRDENWRSWPSPSESDIALAQVLTELDDQSWHRAWDLVGSVIDAVGYGLSAPLTVREFITYALTFEKLLPGDLITVHALLEIFLRSSPSPSSYREVLEELRESCSQWVSPENAVTALDFADRLVLAACPDDSARLNLALAILRPLNRYQGRLEPETLSFARQLSDELDVRLEWPRVEDPGEDSPFDSLSGTSILLYSLDEAVLARTSAELTRMIPGLRVSISHDKVGNTTLREKSRNADVVTLATRCAKHAATGFITENAANSEITYADGSGSASLLRAAVAGLLGIGKLR, encoded by the coding sequence GTGACTGTTGGGGACGAACCCGGGACCGAACGCAACGCCGAGGCGGCCCGTGTCGAAGGTTTCCTCGAAGAGTTCCTGGGCCACGATAACGACGCAGGCAATCCGCGATACGAGGGTTCTGTCAGGCCGTTCTTGGATAGCCTCCGCCGCGGAGATGACACTCCGGTCATCCTGCCGCGCTTCTCCCTCGGTTCGGACACATTCTCTATATACGTAATAGCCAAGTCCCCATCCCATGCGACTCAGGTTCGAGAACTGATAGGAGCCTTCGTCGGCCCAACCTATAGCACGAGGGGGGACTCGGTTCCAGCCAACCTGGACCCAACTGACCCAATCGACGCTGCAGTGATCGATTTTGGCGGGGCCGGTACGACATTCGTCTTACACACCAGTTCGAACAGCCAGCATCGAGTAAGCCTTCGGAAGGCACTCAGCCTGATGCAGCAGACCATCGCTCGCAGGAATGTCCGGTCATGGAATAACATTCGACCGCTGGGACGCTTGATTGCCGAATTCAATGCGTCGCTCGCGGCGGGCGGAGTTGGGTCGTCGAAGTCAATTCTCGAGCAGATCGCCGCGCAGGGCGGAATCACGGCTACGAATCTTGCTCACCTGCGTATCAAACGCCTTGATCGACTTGGCCTGAGCCACCACCTACTCACCTTCGATGGCTTAAATAATGTTCTCCGACAAGATCCTCCATTCCCAATCAAGGAAGCAGTGCTAAATGCGCTTCACGCCACGCTGGTCACAGAACCGCTCGGCAGAGGCGACACGCAGGACGCCTGCGACCGACTACGCGACTTTGGGCTGCCTCTACCAGTAGGCGCCGATATTCGTCTTTACAATGACGAAGCAGTAACCGTGCTCTTCACTGCAGCGGTCGGTCGGCGCGATGCGCAAAGCCTTACCATAATGCTCTCAACTCTGAGAGAAGAGGCGCGTATAGCCGCAATACCTGACGTTCTCCTGCAAGAGGCATCCGCGCTATCTGCAACCGTGTCGCCTCCAACCCTCCCTGAAATCTCCGAACTCGAAGCGGAACTGCAGCCGACGCACAACGGTATCGATGCGGAGTTCCCAACAGATCCAGCACCAGCCTCGGAACCCGAGTCTTGGATCGAGTTGTTCCAAGGTACCGCTCAGGGTACCCGGGTCGCAGCCGCAGCATGCCGCGATGAGAACTGGCGGTCCTGGCCCTCTCCATCGGAGTCCGATATCGCGCTCGCGCAGGTACTCACTGAACTTGATGATCAATCGTGGCACCGAGCGTGGGACTTGGTAGGGTCCGTCATCGACGCCGTGGGGTACGGTCTATCCGCGCCTCTTACCGTCCGCGAGTTCATTACCTACGCTCTCACATTCGAAAAACTCTTGCCCGGCGATCTCATTACCGTACATGCCCTTCTTGAGATCTTCCTCCGCTCTTCACCATCACCCAGTAGCTACCGCGAAGTCCTGGAAGAACTGCGGGAATCCTGTTCCCAATGGGTATCCCCTGAGAATGCCGTGACGGCGCTGGACTTCGCCGACCGCCTTGTGCTCGCCGCATGCCCAGATGACAGCGCGAGATTAAACCTCGCTCTTGCGATTCTGCGGCCACTCAATCGATATCAGGGACGGCTCGAACCCGAAACTCTATCCTTCGCCCGCCAGCTTTCCGATGAACTCGATGTGCGACTTGAATGGCCACGAGTGGAAGACCCCGGGGAGGACAGCCCGTTCGATTCGCTCTCCGGGACTTCGATCTTGCTATATTCGCTGGACGAGGCCGTGCTCGCCCGAACCTCAGCAGAGTTGACACGCATGATTCCCGGTCTACGCGTCTCCATCTCCCACGACAAGGTAGGAAACACAACGCTCCGGGAAAAATCCCGGAATGCCGACGTAGTCACGCTCGCAACCCGATGCGCAAAACATGCCGCCACGGGGTTCATCACTGAGAACGCCGCGAATTCAGAGATCACCTACGCGGATGGGAGCGGATCTGCCTCACTATTGCGTGCGGCGGTTGCGGGACTTCTGGGTATCGGCAAACTCAGGTAG